In one window of Canis aureus isolate CA01 chromosome 36, VMU_Caureus_v.1.0, whole genome shotgun sequence DNA:
- the DYTN gene encoding dystrotelin — NASPRKPVPLATQHPFSFLLVDQHTCSALEEQLTFDLDVLHSIENSIYRTAFKLRSVQTLCQLDLMDSSLIQHVLLRHNFWEVRERPLPVQQLLPALQELFQRVGVEKPGQVHPRASELTLSLLTTMYDSTGTGLLKLAPAAAALIALSGDSPLTKYRALFQLYAENNRGGYDSGARMTRSTLRNLLTDLQQIPTVVGESRALCSVESATRSCFQGVLSSTIKEEKFLSWLQSEPPILLWLPTCYQLSATEMITHPVRCRICRNFPITGLRYRCLKCLNFDICQACFFAGLHGRSHQKAHPVTEHCVQTSAKENTKFLVRTLRNNLLQGRGRKKETSRRQWLLDQVTPKDLANHTQASRISIQYSSSEEPVYGSPTRPVETAATVASKKVSPMISRAQQTDNSNPQHQTVVSIRNVPWRTHESINALQKERRFLKKQLSRYKDKLRAIYASQEEKSCRFETKIHKLTANQESLWTQLQQMGQDLQAVLQPLHPSSSSCQNMISKGDHGKGERFRRGGDSSQVLNATEDHSEWEPLAYPTMNDRSHQSLPNAEHGLPNSESLEAVLQLKSTQSTRAQSQAQKTSKEVFSSPPGSQGGLLQDTPQIVPAEINGPALATEMKDMVNIQQGKDEVEGEELQELLSKLTDAFTLEMPPGLQSSVDMDLYCGAERVCRAFSALVDQITVSNLK, encoded by the exons ATGTTCTTCACAGTATTGAGAATTCCATTTACAGAACAGCCTTCAAATTACGTTCAGTGCAAACTCTGTGCCAAC TGGACCTGATGGACAGCTCTCTGATTCAGCATGTCCTCCTACGTCACAACTTCTGGGAAGTGAGAGAGAGGCCCCTCCCTGTGCAGCAGCTCTTACCGGCTCTTCAGGAGCTGTTTCAGAGAGTCGGGGTGGAAAAACCAGGACAGGTGCATCCCAGAGCTTCAGAACTCACTCTGAGCCTTCTCACAACGATGTATGACAG CACAGGAACGGGTTTGCTCAAGCTTGCACCTGCAGCTGCTGCCCTGATTGCTCTGTCCGGGGACAGCCCTCTTACAAAATACAGAG CTCTTTTTCAGCTCTATGCAGAAAATAACAGGGGAGGTTATGATTCTGGGGCACGCATGACTCGAAGCACTTTGAGAAACCTACTAACAGATCTACAGCAG ATCCCAACTGTCGTGGGGGAAAGTCGCGCTCTGTGCTCTGTGGAAAGTGCTACCCGCAGCTGTTTCCAAGGG GTGTTAAGCTCaacaatcaaagaagaaaaattcttgtCTTGGCTACAATCTGAGCCTCCCATCCTCCTGTGGCTCCCAACCTGCTACCAGTTGTCTGCCACTGAAATGATCACTCACCCTGTTCGGTGTAGAATCTGCAGGAACTTTCCAATCACAGGACTGAG ATACCGTTGTCTGAAGTGTCTCAACTTTGACATCTGCCAGGCGTGCTTCTTCGCTGGGCTTCACGGCAGGTCTCACCAGAAGGCCCATCCTGTGACTGAGCACTGCGTCCAG ACATCAGCAAAGGAGAATACAAAATTTCTCGTCAGGACCCTCAGAAACAACCTGCTCCAAGGGCGtggtaggaaaaaagaaacttcaagaaGGCAGTGGCTGCTGGACCAGGTGACTCCAAAGGACTTGGCTAACCACACACAGGCCAG CAGGATTTCCATTCAGTATAGTAGCTCCGAAGAACCAGTATATGGAAGTCCAACTAGACCAGTGGAAACAGCAGCCACAGTGGCTTCCAAAAAAGTATCTCCAATGATATCTCGGGCTCAGCAAACTGATAACAGCAACCCACAACATCAG ACTGTGGTCAGCATCAGGAATGTCCCGTGGAGAACTCATGAGTCCATTAATGCGCtccagaaggaaagaag ATTCCTTAAAAAACAGTTAAGCCGATACAAAGACAAGTTGCGAGCCATATATGCCTCCCAGGAAGAAAAGAGTTGCAGATTTGAAACAAAGATTCACAAACTCACAGCCAACCAGGAGAGCCTGTGGACCCAGCTACAGCAGATGGGGCAGGATCTCCAG GCAGTGTTACAGCCACTCCATCCTTCATCTTCTTCCTGTCAAAATATGATTTCCAAGGGTGACCATGGAAAGGGTGAAAGGTTTCGGAGGGGAGGAGATTCTTCACAGGTCTTGAATGCCACTGAGGATCATTCAGAATGGGAACCTCTTGCTTACCCAACCATGAATGACAGAAGTCACCAAAGTCTACCAAATGCAGAGCATGGTCTACCAAACTCAGAATCACTGGAGGCGGTTTTGCAGCTGAAGTCAACACAAAGCACCAGGGCACAAAGCCAAGCACAAAAGACCTCAAAGGAAGTCTTTAGCTCCCCTCCGGGTTCCCAGGGAGGACTGCTGCAAGACACTCCCCAAATTGTTCCTGCTGAAATCAATGGTCCTGCTCTGGcaacagaaatgaaagacatgGTTAACATCCAGCAGGGAAAGGatgaggtagagggagaggaactGCAAGAACTATTGTCAAAACTTACAGATGCCTTCACTCTAGAAATGCCACCAG GCCTGCAATCTTCAGTAGACATGGACCTGTATTGTGGAGCTGAGCGGGTGTGCAGGGCCTTCTCTGCTCTCGTTGATCAGATCACCGTGTCCAACTTGAAGTGA